The Mangifera indica cultivar Alphonso chromosome 8, CATAS_Mindica_2.1, whole genome shotgun sequence genome has a window encoding:
- the LOC123224446 gene encoding uncharacterized protein LOC123224446: MDVKNVFDVSSYIFVEATGDSEADVVVDPNTTTTVYHKNDDAESCNHNFSGFPFVSYIHNGFQVQAVHVDDEVEEGEEVHSYKTWSNQGQNSLPGDKKSKDSSEKGMSEIEKNKLFWETCLASGCGVSWRGTETAF; encoded by the exons ATGGACGTGAAGAATGTTTTTGATGTTTCTTCTTATATTTTCGTCGAAGCAACTGGTGACTCAGAGGCTGATGTTGTTGTTGATCCTAACACTACCACCACAGTTTACCATAAAAATGACGATGCTGAATCATGTAACCACAATTTCTCTGGGTTCCCATTTGTTTCTTACATACATAATGGCTTTCAAGTTCAAGCTGTACATGTTGATGATGAAGTGGAGGAGGGAGAGGAGGTTCATAGTTACAAGACATGGTCGAATCAAGGACAAAACAGTCTTCCTGGAGACAAGAAATCGAAGGATTCATCTGAAAAAGGAATGAGTGAAATAGAGAAGAACAAGCTGTTCTGGGAAACATGTCTGGCATC TGGGTGTGGAGTTAGCTGGAGGGGCACGGAAACAgctttttaa
- the LOC123224447 gene encoding rho GTPase-activating protein 2-like, producing the protein MTGLVMVRVGCGGGGGGGGGGGKGNKGTRSRYEEQNQLSLAEVLIAALKKSMMACHLDRDVDVISTVDNMEIGWPTNVEHIAHVTFDPFNGFLGLPVEFEVEVPCQVPSASASVFGVSAESMQCSFDSRGNSVPTILLLMQERLYSQGGLKAEGIFRINPENSQEEHVRDQLNRGVVPDNIDVHCLAGLIKAWFRELPSGVLDGLSPEQVLDCNTEEESVELVKQLRPTEAALLNWAVELMADVVEEEESNKMNARNIAMVFAPNMTQMSDPLTALMHAVQVMNLLKTLITKSLREREDTETGGYSPMSSHSSDRETDEEYDSQQEMNSSCELRGPTSEYDDNAHYSHSSGDEDETEPLGEIEECFLRQLDENKNIPNGGCLKQPMGDLQGEYASSRNFSGFTPESGISFTDSKNENSSSCSSDAEDSRTSLIAVEQKTNKTSPSKGNENTKDVEMVEKLVESASITCVQ; encoded by the exons ATGACAGGGCTGGTAATGGTGAGAGTTGGATGtggtggcggtggtggtggtggtggtggtggtggtaaaGGAAACAAAGGAACGAGAAGCCGTTATGAAGAACAGAACCAGCTCTCATTGGCGGAAGTTCTTATAGCGGCTCTGAAAAAGTCTATGATGGCTTGCCATCTTGATAGAGATGTAGATGTTATCTCAACGGTTGATAATATGGAGATTGGGTGGCCTACCAATGTAGAACACATAGCACACGTCACCTTTGATCCCTTCAATGGCTTTCTTGGTCTTCCTGTTGAGTTCGAAGTTGAAGTTCCATGTCAAGTTCCAAGTGCCAG TGCTAGTGTGTTTGGCGTCTCAGCGGAATCAATGCAATGCTCTTTTGATTCAAGGGGGAATAGTGTCCCAACCATTCTCTTGCTGATGCAGGAACGTTTATACTCACAAGGAGGCCTTAAG GCAGAGGGAATTTTCCGAATCAACCCTGAGAATAGTCAGGAGGAGCATGTGAGAGACCAGCTGAACAGGGGCGTTGTGCCAGACAATATTGACGTCCATTGTCTGGCTGGCCTTATAAAGGCCTGGTTCCGAGAACTTCCATCAGGAGTGCTGGATGGACTATCACCAGAACAAGTTCTTGATTGCAACACAGAAGAAGAATCTGTTGAGCTTGTGAAGCAATTGAGACCAACTGAGGCTGCATTGCTCAATTGGGCTGTTGAGCTAATGGCTGATGTTGTGGAAGAAGAGGAATCCAACAAAATGAATGCCAGAAACATTGCCATGGTTTTTGCTCCTAATATGACACAG ATGTCTGATCCATTGACGGCTTTGATGCATGCTGTTCAAGTGATGAACTTGCTCAAGACCCTAATTACCAAAAGTCTGAGGGAACGTGAAGATACAGAAACTGGAGGATATTCGCCAATGTCATCACATTCATCTGATCGGGAAACTGATGAGGAATATGATAGTCAGCAAGAGATGAATAGCAGCTGTGAATTGAGGGGGCCAACATCAGAATATGATGATAATGCACATTACAGCCACAGTAgtggagatgaagatgaaactgAGCCACTGGGTGAAATAGAAGAATGCTTCTTGAGGCAATTGGATGAGAACAAAAATATCCCAAATGGTGGTTGCTTAAAGCAGCCAATGGGTGATTTGCAGGGAGAGTATGCAAGTTCCAGAAATTTCTCTGGGTTCACTCCTGAGTCTGGTATATCTTTTACTGATAGCAAAAATGAGAACTCTAGTTCTTGTTCAAGTGATGCAGAAGACTCAAGGACAAGTTTGATTGCTGTAGAACAAAAAACCAACAAAACGAGCCCATCAAAAGGCAATGAAAACACTAAGGATGTGGAGATGGTAGAGAAATTAGTGGAGTCAGCATCAATCACGTGTGTGCAATAA
- the LOC123224448 gene encoding NPL4-like protein 1: protein MLLRIRSRDGLERVTIDGANITVSQLKTTIQSQLQIPVQNQTLSTNQNLLLAKSPSDLQKFADMSNPDTPLSSLNISHGSIIFLSYEGERSIKGPTFHPAGSFGRKMTMDDLIAKQMRVTRQENPHCESVSFDRDCADAFQHYVNESLAFAVKRGGFMYGTVSEDKKVEVNFIYEPPQQGTEEVLYMLRDPEEEKLVDGIAAGLGMKKVGFIFTQTIMQNKKDYTLSNRDVLQAVEYHAESDMEEWVTAVVKLEVNEDGTAAIHFEAFQMSDMCVRLFKEGWFETEISEGDDPKLSKMKKDVVVGVKDVKEVDNDFFLVVVKILDHQGPLSCTFPIENRNTRVTMRALKNHLDRSPNIPLVKRISDFHLLLFLARFLDLNSDVPALTRCVLTQTAVPEGYKLLINSMAETA, encoded by the exons ATGCTGCTTCGCATCCGCAGCAGAGATGGCCTTGAACGCGTCACAATCGACGGCGCAAACATCACAGTATCACAGCTCAAAACCACAATCCAATCCCAGCTCCAAATCCCTGTTCAAAATCAAACACTTTCGACTAACCAAAACCTATTGTTAGCGAAATCACCGTCCGATCTCCAGAAATTCGCTGATATGTCCAACCCAGACACACCGTTATCTTCTCTAAATATCTCCCACGgctcaattatttttttgtcttatgAAGGAGAACGCAGCATCAAGGGCCCTACGTTCCACCCGGCTGGATCTTTCGGCCGCAAGATGACCATGGACGACCTGATTGCGAAACAGATGCGAGTCACGCGGCAGGAAAATCCGCATTGTGAATCTGTCTCTTTCGACCGCGATTGCGCCGATGCTTTTCAGCATTACGTTAACGAATCACTGGCGTTCGCGGTCAAACGCGGGGGATTCATGTACGGAACGGTGTCGGAAGATAAAAAGGTGGAGGTGAATTTCATCTATGAGCCGCCACAGCAGGGTACGGAGGAGGTGCTTTATATGTTACGTGATCCGGAGGAGGAGAAGTTGGTGGATGGGATTGCTGCTGGATTAGGAATGAAGAAAGTAGGATTTATTTTCACACAAACGATAATGCAGAATAAAAAGGATTACACTTTATCGAACAGGGACGTTTTGCAGGCGGTTGAGTATCACGCGGAAAGCGATATGGAGGAGTGGGTAACGGCAGTGGTTAAGTTGGAGGTGAATGAGGATGGAACTGCAGCAATTCATTTTGAAGCGTTTCAAATGAGTGATATGTGCGTTAGGTTGTTTAAGGAGGGATGGTTTGAGACTGAGATTTCGGAAGGTGATGATCCCAAATTATCGAAGATGAAGAAGGATGTGGTTGTTGGAGTGAAAGATGTTAAGGAGGTTGATAATGATTTTTTCTTGGTGgttgttaaaattttggatCACCAG GGCCCTCTTTCATGTACTTTTCCCATTGAGAACCGGAACACCCGAGTAACAATGAGGGCACTTAAGAATCATCTGGACCGGTCACCGAATATCCCTTTAGTCAAGCGAATTTCAGATTTCCATTTATTGCTGTTTTTGGCAAGGTTTCTTGACCTAAATTCTGATGTCCCTGCATTGACACGATGTGTGCTGACACAGACAGCAGTACCAGAAGGTTATAAGCTCCTAATTAACTCAATGGCTGAAACTGCATGA